The proteins below are encoded in one region of Marinobacter sp. F4206:
- the gshB gene encoding glutathione synthase, with amino-acid sequence MTVRLGIVMDPIEDIHFKKDSSLAMLLAAQKRGWEIEYMELPDMYLDGGKAMAHTRDLTVHNDPENWYSFGPSQDRALGELDVILMRKDPPVDREFLMATYILEAAEQQGALVVNPAATLRDCNEKLFAAQFEDLTPPLLVSRSATRFREFYARHGDVIMKPVDGMGGHSIFRIKENDFNLGVIIETLTNYGQHQAMAQKYIPEIADGDKRILLIEGEPVPYSLARIPSQGENRGNLAAGGRGEGRELTARDREICARVAPVIKEKGLMFVGLDVIGDYLTEINVTSPTCIRELDTAFGIDIAGMLMEAIARRLDARTRA; translated from the coding sequence ATGACAGTCCGACTCGGGATCGTGATGGATCCAATTGAGGATATCCATTTCAAGAAAGACAGTTCCCTGGCGATGTTGCTGGCGGCGCAGAAGCGCGGCTGGGAGATCGAGTACATGGAGCTGCCGGATATGTATCTGGATGGCGGCAAGGCCATGGCTCACACCCGGGACCTTACGGTGCACAATGATCCAGAGAACTGGTACAGCTTCGGCCCGAGCCAGGACCGGGCGCTGGGCGAGCTGGACGTAATCCTGATGCGCAAGGATCCGCCGGTGGACCGGGAGTTCCTGATGGCCACCTACATTCTCGAGGCGGCCGAGCAGCAGGGTGCCCTGGTGGTGAATCCGGCGGCCACCCTGAGGGACTGCAACGAGAAGCTGTTTGCCGCCCAGTTCGAGGACCTGACACCGCCGTTGCTGGTCAGTCGGTCTGCGACCCGGTTCCGGGAATTCTATGCCCGGCATGGCGATGTCATCATGAAACCCGTCGATGGTATGGGCGGGCACTCGATCTTTCGGATCAAGGAAAACGATTTCAACCTGGGCGTAATCATCGAAACGCTCACCAACTATGGTCAGCACCAGGCCATGGCCCAGAAATACATCCCGGAAATAGCGGATGGTGACAAGCGCATCCTGCTGATTGAGGGCGAGCCGGTGCCCTACTCACTTGCACGCATTCCCTCCCAGGGCGAGAATCGCGGCAACCTGGCGGCGGGTGGCCGGGGCGAAGGGCGTGAACTGACCGCCCGGGATCGCGAGATCTGTGCGCGGGTCGCGCCGGTCATCAAGGAAAAAGGCCTGATGTTCGTTGGCCTGGATGTCATCGGTGACTACCTTACGGAAATCAACGTAACCAGCCCTACCTGTATCCGGGAACTCGACACCGCGTTCGGTATCGATATTGCCGGCATGCTGATGGAGGCCATTGCCCGGCGCCTGGACGCGCGCACGCGGGCTTAA
- the pilG gene encoding twitching motility response regulator PilG, giving the protein MDDNFENLKIMVIDDSKTIRRTAETLLKKVGCEVITATDGFDALAKIADSQPDIIFVDIMMPRLDGYQTCALIKNNSSFKKTPVIMLSSKDGLFDKAKGRIVGSDQYLTKPFSKDELLNTIRQYVPQAEQ; this is encoded by the coding sequence ATGGATGACAACTTCGAGAATCTGAAGATCATGGTGATCGACGATAGCAAAACCATCCGTCGCACCGCAGAAACCCTTCTGAAAAAGGTCGGCTGTGAGGTCATCACCGCAACTGACGGCTTTGACGCTCTGGCCAAGATTGCCGATTCCCAGCCGGACATCATTTTTGTCGATATCATGATGCCCCGACTGGATGGCTACCAGACCTGCGCACTCATCAAGAACAATTCCTCTTTCAAAAAGACGCCGGTTATTATGCTCTCCAGCAAGGACGGCCTGTTCGACAAGGCAAAGGGCCGTATTGTCGGCTCTGACCAGTATCTGACCAAACCGTTCAGCAAGGATGAGCTGCTCAACACTATCCGCCAGTATGTCCCCCAGGCGGAACAGTAA
- the pilH gene encoding twitching motility response regulator PilH, which yields MARILIVDDSPTEVKKISTILEKHQHEVLTADNGADGVAKARAETPDLVLMDVVMPGLNGFQATRQLTRAPETASIPVVIVTTKDQETDRVWGTRQGAKGYLVKPVNEDDLIKTINSLIA from the coding sequence ATGGCTCGCATTCTCATTGTTGACGACTCCCCCACCGAGGTGAAGAAAATCTCCACCATCCTGGAAAAGCACCAGCACGAAGTCCTGACCGCCGACAATGGCGCAGACGGTGTTGCCAAGGCCCGCGCCGAAACGCCGGACCTGGTGCTGATGGACGTAGTCATGCCTGGCCTGAACGGGTTTCAGGCCACCCGCCAGTTGACCCGCGCTCCGGAGACCGCTTCCATTCCCGTGGTCATCGTCACCACCAAGGATCAGGAAACTGACCGTGTCTGGGGTACCCGTCAGGGCGCCAAAGGTTATCTGGTCAAGCCGGTTAACGAAGACGATCTGATCAAAACAATCAACAGTCTGATTGCCTGA
- a CDS encoding chemotaxis protein CheW, which produces MSAQTAPYAVLTDIAQRSRSMAAGLPEQQEAVELWNGIGFVLAGERYVAPMGEVTEILHVPRFTHIPGVRPFLLGAANVRGRLLPLVDLASFFDIPRSSRSLRERRVLVVEEGDVFSGLVVDNVLGMQYFASDSFKEAPEGVPENVRPFVTGGYERNEEVWKVFSAVDLLDDERFLDVAQW; this is translated from the coding sequence ATGTCCGCCCAGACCGCCCCCTATGCCGTTCTGACGGATATCGCCCAGCGCAGCCGGTCCATGGCGGCCGGCCTGCCGGAGCAGCAGGAAGCCGTTGAGCTGTGGAACGGCATTGGTTTTGTTCTGGCCGGTGAGCGTTATGTGGCGCCCATGGGCGAAGTCACCGAAATTCTCCATGTTCCCCGGTTTACCCACATTCCGGGGGTTCGCCCGTTTCTTCTTGGCGCCGCCAACGTCCGTGGTCGCCTCCTGCCCCTGGTTGATCTCGCCAGTTTCTTCGACATTCCCCGTTCGTCGCGCAGCCTGCGTGAACGTCGTGTGCTCGTGGTCGAAGAGGGAGACGTTTTCAGCGGACTGGTGGTCGACAACGTCCTGGGCATGCAGTACTTCGCATCTGACAGTTTCAAGGAGGCACCGGAAGGTGTACCTGAAAACGTTCGACCGTTTGTAACAGGCGGCTACGAACGCAACGAGGAAGTCTGGAAAGTCTTTTCGGCGGTCGATCTGCTCGACGACGAACGCTTTCTTGACGTCGCACAGTGGTAA